The following proteins are encoded in a genomic region of Maylandia zebra isolate NMK-2024a linkage group LG1, Mzebra_GT3a, whole genome shotgun sequence:
- the LOC101463571 gene encoding growth arrest-specific protein 1: protein MKCWCSALALLPWVLVALDAQLICWQALLRCHDEPECELAYNQYMTACEGNIKGTRKQCPSHCISALIRLNHTRSGPDLETCDCAQDLDCLNAKRAIEPCLPRRHPKDAGGIGCMEARQRCEEDSNCHTSLAAYMSYCGQLFNGRKCSSRCKATIQQMLFIPNGMLLNRCICDGVERPLCEVVKENMSKLCSIGDHSVVSDPTKGYEDPNKNNYPKNDKKVDFSENSSASQSLSRGVLPLFLLTARILY, encoded by the coding sequence ATGAAATGTTGGTGCAGCGCCCTGGCACTTCTCCCGTGGGTGCTGGTGGCCTTGGATGCACAGCTAATATGCTGGCAGGCGCTTCTCCGGTGCCACGACGAACCCGAGTGCGAACTTGCATACAATCAATACATGACAGCATGTGAAGGTAACATCAAAGGAACTAGAAAGCAATGCCCCAGCCACTGCATCAGCGCGCTGATAAGGCTGAATCACACCCGCAGTGGGCCAGATCTGGAGACCTGCGACTGCGCTCAAGATCTGGACTGCCTCAACGCCAAGCGGGCCATAGAGCCGTGCCTGCCCCGAAGACACCCGAAGGACGCCGGAGGTATAGGGTGCATGGAGGCCCGGCAGCGCTGCGAGGAAGACAGCAACTGCCACACCTCCCTGGCAGCCTACATGTCATACTGCGGGCAGCTGTTCAATGGCCGGAAGTGCTCCTCCAGGTGTAAAGCCACCATTCAGCAGATGCTGTTCATCCCAAACGGCATGCTTCTGAACCGCTGCATTTGCGATGGAGTGGAGAGGCCTTTGTGTGAAGTGGTCAAGGAGAACATGAGCAAACTTTGCTCCATAGGAGACCACAGCGTTGTTTCAGACCCGACTAAAGGTTATGAAgatccaaacaaaaacaattaccctaaaaatgacaaaaaggtGGATTTTAGTGAAAACTCCTCTGCTTCTCAGAGCTTATCCAGAGGCGTGTTGCCCTTGTTTCTTCTTACAGCACGGATATTATACTGA